GCTAATGGGCCAATTGATGATTTGTTTCGAGTAAATATTAATAGTACTGTTAAAAGGAAAAGCCTGATACATCTCCATGCCTGCATCTCTTAAGTTAGGGTATTGAAACTGAAGGTTGAAAGCATATGAATATCTCGCTAGAAAGCACAGAAATCAAATGTTAGCTTGCTCAAGGTGAAGCAAAATGTTATGAGACCTAAGCTAAGTAAGTGTGTTTTAGAAGTTAGAACAATTGATTTATGTACTGATTTGCAGAGACATCAATAAGGAATAAGACCTCATTTCATGAGGATAGGTAAAACAAAAGAGAGGTTTCGGGATCGGGAAGTTATTGATCATCCTTTACAATAGAGTAGGATGCATTATTCTAAAACTAATAAAACAATTCTAAATATCAGCACGGTCGTTgtagtatagtggtaagtatttCCGCCTGTCACGCGGAcgacccgggttcgatccccggcaacggcgttttattattttatttttgtttcagATATATTTTGGTCTCTCCAGTTGATGATTTGTTGCATTTTCAAACTCCACACTCATTTTGCAGAGAGTAAGCAAATTTAAGTTATTTTCTGCTACTGCTGGATCATATTCCACAACATTTTAGGATCCATACCATGAATTGAAAAGGCTCAATGAATTCAATTTCTGAAAGCTTCGATCAATGGCATCATCTTCACTCTATTTTGAAACAAACTAATGTATTTATGGATGAATAAGAATTCTAAAAATAACTGTACAAGGAATGTATTAGTAAGACCAAGTAAAATAATAAGCTACTTGTAGTTGTCGTAGTTTAACGTATGCTACAAAGTACAAAACTGGGATGATCGATAAATTATACTCGACTACACAAAACTATATTCAGGCAAAGTGAATATACTAAACTACTTGACTTTGTTATTTAGATACTGCgaacaaaaaaatgaaaaaataaaccGGGAAAGAACTTGCCGATTCGGCCCTTTGCCACAAAAAAAAGTTGTATGGATGCCAACTGTCTCGGTTCACAAAATTGTTGAAACTGAGATAACTTCTCCATGAACTGTGTCTCACCTTACTGGAAAGACCTGTTCAGAAAAACTAACTGTTAACTATTATGCAATACAACTTTACTGCCTGAAAAATCAAATTAAATGAATGCATTCTTGAAAAATCACAGAGATGAAGAAGATAAACTTACAATGATATCTAAAACTTGGTAGAAGCTAGCATGTTTGCTCAATTACCTTCATCGTCGTCTCCAGTGGTCCAAAGCAGCCTAATTAAAGTAGCACATTCAAACAAGAGGTTGATGTCAACAACATTGTCCCCTAGAAGAGGTTTTAAACATTGATTATAACATCTAATTCATTCATCACATTACCAAAACAGGCTTATGACCAATAACACCACTAGGTAACCCATCTTAATAGCTCGCGTCTTCTTTTCCTTTGGAAGCTGGTTATAGATCTCTGTTACATCTACCAAGTGTGTTCTTTCCAAGTACCTGATCATGGAGAACCTATTAGATAAGAAATATTTACACTATTCTCTTAAAAGCTCGAGCTTTTGATGCTGAAATTTGTTATTTCAACCACAAAAAGGTCACAAATTTTACAATTGAATACACCGTACAAAGCAGGTTTCCAATGGAACTATTGCAATTAAAGCACCCTTTAACCAGACCACATTCAGAATTCCACCATTTTGCTCAAAGATTGTAAAATTTAATTCAAAATCAATCCATGCAAAGAGGAGTTTTGGGATTGGGAGACCGTGAATTACACGCAACGAAACCAGTACAGTGAAGAAAGATAGACACACACTGGGACTCATATTCTGTCAGTTTTCATGCACAATCTATGCAACAGTACATACATAGTGCATTGAATTGGAAGAGGAAACTTACAATGTGACATTGAAATATACGTATGGGAGAGACAAGAGACAGAGAAACCAATGCCCTGTAAGAAAATAAACGACACACAATACTCCTCCGATCACTATCTCCGGCAAAACCACCATGTTAATCTTCAACGCCGAATCATATGGATTTAAATAATCTGACTCTAGGTCTGCTAAGCACACTAGCTGCATGCAACAACAACAATtcgatttttttaaaattttattaattgcatgatgagaaaaaaaaaacatatataaaattggAATAGTGGCAAGATCTAAACATGGGTAATAACAAACCTGGTAAGCAACAATGCCGAGAAGACATATGAGGATTATGAAGGTCAAGAGCCATCCGAGCAGACCCATGGCCTTCCTCTGCTGTTTCTCGATCAATCGAGTCGGTTAACTTCTGTTATTTGCAGTGTTTCGCCCTCCATGTATATAAATAGATGACgattttggtatttttttttttaatatatcaaTACATTTTTTACACTTTTCTCTTCCACTAATTTTACACATAtacaattaatattttaataaaaaaattataaaataaaagtattttaTGTTTTAAAATTAATGTGATATATCCAAAATGTGTAAATATCAAATACTGcattcaaataaatattttctctttttcattaaaaaaataaaaataccacCTTTTTGTTCCAAGTGTTGAGAAAATTGATTTTGGGCCTTGGGCTCAAATCTTTTGCAAACTCCAATATAAATATCTAACGGCGTCGTTTTGAAACAACAGCAATGAGTTTAGTCCTGGTTTAACTAGCTAGCAACTTTCTTGCTCGCAAAGAGATCCCAAAGAGAAAAGTCGAGCCCCAAAATTCTTTTCACTTCGCAGCTATACATCTATCAGACTCTCGATCGTTTGCGGCAATAAACGAATCACCATGACGAAGCAACAAGCCAATTGGTCTCCCTACGACA
The Rutidosis leptorrhynchoides isolate AG116_Rl617_1_P2 unplaced genomic scaffold, CSIRO_AGI_Rlap_v1 contig519, whole genome shotgun sequence DNA segment above includes these coding regions:
- the LOC139884200 gene encoding protein cornichon homolog 4-like encodes the protein MGLLGWLLTFIILICLLGIVAYQLVCLADLESDYLNPYDSALKINMVVLPEIVIGGVLCVVYFLTGHWFLCLLSLPYVYFNVTLYLERTHLVDVTEIYNQLPKEKKTRAIKMGYLVVLLVISLFWLLWTTGDDDEGLSSKVRHSSWRSYLSFNNFVNRDSWHPYNFFLWQRAESSEDDAIDRSFQKLNSLSLFNSWYGS